TTGATCTTGGGCCGTGCCTTCGGCTTGGCGTGGTGGATCTGCCTCGGCTGTAGCTTGACCTTACTAAGAATGAGGGAGTGATCCGTGTCACAGTCTGCACTGTGAAAGGTGCGGGTGAAGCGGATGGAGCTGAGTGCCTCTCTTCTAGTAATGATGAGATCAAGCTGGTGCCAGCGCTTAGATCTTGGATGTCTCCAGGAGACCCTGTGCAGTGGCTTGGTCTGGTGTTGGTAATGCAGAGCTGATGGTAGCAGCACACATTCTAGCAGTCTCTTCCCATTTTCATTCATGCTCACCACTCCAAAGTGTCCAAGGCAGTCTGGCCAGGATTCATGGTCGACACCAACCCTAGCATTGAAATACCCCAGGAGGAACAGGTGCTCGTTCTTTGGGATTGTGCTGATGGCCATGTCAAGCTCCTCATAGAACTTGTCTTTGGACTCGGGGAAGAGCAGAGTGTTGGGGCATAAACGCTCAGCAGATTGGCTGTTCCGCTGCTGGTGGATAAGCTGATGGCGAAGATGCATTCTGAGCCTCCTGTCGGTGGTACAGTTGTAGCAAttagcgtgtttttttttcaaagcaagAACAAAGGTACTTAAAACACTATGTTTATTTAAAGTGCAAAAGACAAAAGTAGTAAGTTCCACAGTGGTTAAGGCATATTGGATGTGGCTGAGGCAGTGGCTGTGGCTGAGGTTGGCTTTGGTGTGGCTGTGGCTGACGTACATTGGCAGTGACTGAGAGTGTTGCTGAGGCCA
This Asterias amurensis chromosome 21, ASM3211899v1 DNA region includes the following protein-coding sequences:
- the LOC139953368 gene encoding uncharacterized protein, which translates into the protein MHLRHQLIHQQRNSQSAERLCPNTLLFPESKDKFYEELDMAISTIPKNEHLFLLGYFNARVGVDHESWPDCLGHFGVVSMNENGKRLLECVLLPSALHYQHQTKPLHRVSWRHPRSKRWHQLDLIITRREALSSIRFTRTFHSADCDTDHSLILSKVKLQPRQIHHAKPKARPKINASRSKDPNITKLFLTSLDQALSSSNQQSAADKWNCLRDTIYNKALAAYGKKVRKNVDWFEANAAEMEQVIEAKRYVFLKFKENPSPRNLENLRKARSKAQQTA